A stretch of the Symmachiella macrocystis genome encodes the following:
- a CDS encoding DUF1598 domain-containing protein, whose amino-acid sequence MFRGPVRRAVCLALSCALLFAMAGPAAAQISGGDGTGTGTGTATDGAAAGVTVDADGLVKTIIVPGNKRLNKQRRAAIRKELTEDLTTFSPLRKVSLVRLEQACTEFAETQKHVTPDMQYLAGLQRIDYVFVFPESHDIVIAGPAEGFAKDGAGRTVGLTTGRPPLRLDDLMVALRAVNRGEDVGCSIDARPENLAKFKQYQAAHSGAASAAVGKKRFAQMARILGNQKVTIWGVPPDSHFARTMVEADYFMKKISIGQLNLRVRGFKTHLSMVGPGDDMANRWWFAPLYEPFQASDDGNAYKISGPRAQLFAENEIVTTDGKRIGVGSKAASTDRYANHFTEKFPELADAVPAFAELQTLFDLLTVAALVEKQGLAERIGWSMSLFLDDERGTVAKWNVPRDVPTSVAYKRTRGRMLIGMVGGGVMIDPRRTLGAVAIEAGDESLIEKQTAAEEAEIPAGRWWWD is encoded by the coding sequence ATGTTTCGTGGACCGGTTCGCCGCGCTGTTTGTCTTGCGCTGTCTTGCGCATTGCTGTTTGCCATGGCAGGCCCCGCCGCTGCCCAAATCTCTGGGGGAGATGGGACGGGAACCGGGACGGGGACTGCCACTGACGGTGCGGCTGCGGGGGTCACCGTCGATGCCGATGGGTTGGTCAAAACAATCATCGTGCCGGGCAACAAAAGGCTCAATAAGCAACGGCGAGCGGCGATCCGTAAGGAGTTGACCGAAGATCTGACGACGTTTAGCCCACTGCGAAAGGTGTCGCTGGTCCGCCTAGAACAAGCTTGCACCGAATTTGCCGAAACCCAAAAACACGTTACGCCTGACATGCAATACCTCGCAGGGTTGCAACGCATCGACTATGTCTTCGTGTTTCCCGAATCGCACGACATCGTGATTGCCGGGCCGGCAGAGGGGTTTGCCAAGGACGGAGCGGGACGGACTGTGGGACTAACGACCGGACGCCCACCGCTGCGGCTTGACGATCTGATGGTCGCTCTGCGAGCCGTGAATCGCGGCGAAGACGTCGGTTGCTCGATCGATGCCCGCCCAGAAAACCTAGCCAAGTTCAAGCAGTACCAAGCCGCCCACAGTGGCGCCGCGAGCGCCGCTGTCGGCAAAAAACGTTTTGCCCAAATGGCGAGAATTCTTGGCAATCAAAAAGTGACGATCTGGGGCGTTCCCCCGGACAGTCATTTCGCGCGGACCATGGTCGAAGCCGACTACTTTATGAAAAAAATCTCCATCGGGCAGTTGAATCTACGTGTGAGAGGCTTCAAGACGCATCTTTCAATGGTCGGGCCGGGCGATGATATGGCCAACCGCTGGTGGTTTGCGCCGTTGTACGAACCGTTCCAGGCCTCCGATGATGGCAATGCTTATAAAATCTCCGGGCCCCGCGCGCAACTCTTCGCCGAAAACGAAATCGTGACCACTGACGGAAAACGGATCGGCGTGGGATCCAAAGCGGCTAGTACCGATCGCTATGCCAACCACTTCACGGAAAAGTTTCCCGAACTGGCCGACGCGGTGCCGGCCTTCGCGGAATTGCAAACGTTGTTCGATCTGCTCACTGTCGCGGCATTGGTCGAAAAACAAGGATTGGCCGAGCGAATCGGCTGGTCGATGAGCTTGTTTCTTGACGATGAACGGGGCACGGTCGCCAAATGGAATGTCCCCCGCGATGTCCCCACATCAGTCGCCTATAAACGGACCCGTGGCCGCATGCTGATCGGTATGGTGGGTGGCGGGGTGATGATCGATCCGCGCCGGACGCTAGGGGCCGTTGCCATCGAAGCCGGTGATGAATCACTGATCGAAAAGCAAACCGCCGCCGAAGAAGCGGAAATCCCCGCGGGCCGTTGGTGGTGGGATTGA
- a CDS encoding BON domain-containing protein: MPTHEIHAAHKLNDEIHFQIQRDLSAFGRNVSYEVNDSDVVLSGVVGSYYHKQMAQESLRRIEGLSRIDNRIQVVIR, from the coding sequence ATGCCGACACACGAGATCCACGCCGCTCACAAACTAAACGACGAAATCCATTTTCAGATCCAGCGTGATCTCTCGGCTTTTGGGCGCAATGTGTCGTATGAGGTCAACGACTCCGACGTCGTACTCAGCGGCGTGGTCGGATCGTATTACCATAAGCAGATGGCGCAAGAGTCGCTCCGCCGCATCGAAGGCCTGAGCCGGATCGACAACCGCATTCAAGTCGTCATCCGCTAA
- a CDS encoding FHA domain-containing protein: MSQKTPQPPDQPADVAEEFARLVIQAGQERVTKDILRSTTMIGRSKSCNIQLVSPKISRSHCAITLDAGQLRIRDLRSQCGVQVNDEQLEVGKLRNGDRLTIDHFEFTVETNLVPTDVAATQLLKDDAERIQQDCEHLASDRADLERQREKLECEFEELRQQRHRLTERTATLESDAEQLLADRQQFDELQQQADTDREQLDKAREQWDEDRCQLETDQAQSLADLDEIKQSRQELDKQENLFATKRQEFLNQCTSLEAQQKQLQVQWEQLRSERESLELRIAGHEKQLGEHEATDAEFRQTHEALQQEVAELRESQSRMSQAKVDAEQALLLLRQERDQWQEQTDSSNAAQQQAAKLQDAHTTLLQEAEQLRAAHQQSTQAKTKLEKTLASVLRERDQLQGKTVSMEEALKQAVDGEQCLAQSIAQQQTDLDQHQTDLDQHQKELEQMKTEFAQQSEEQQRWQDEATQAAETIAELELQLATLTTANQEELVAAEKTLDEREAKLAAQWSDVDAQRETLQTEAKAVAAQSRELDALKVELDAEIEAVSQEQQQLATEREELSTGRREWERESATALSEQGGAAANEQQQLATVDNAVAESEQRTKQLDEIAAQRKALESQQNELREERAAFEELQQNFRAETSRAEPLPRPDWAPVRKPEPSRGGRILSVIRSVVLITAALVAGYAVVWFVQSQLN; encoded by the coding sequence ATGTCTCAAAAAACACCGCAACCACCGGATCAACCAGCCGACGTCGCCGAGGAATTCGCACGCCTCGTCATCCAGGCTGGTCAGGAACGGGTGACCAAGGATATCTTGCGGTCGACGACGATGATCGGGCGATCGAAGAGCTGCAATATTCAGTTGGTCTCGCCGAAAATATCGCGGAGCCATTGCGCTATTACGCTCGATGCGGGGCAACTGCGCATACGTGATCTGCGCAGCCAATGCGGCGTTCAAGTGAATGATGAACAGCTGGAGGTCGGCAAGTTACGCAATGGGGATCGATTGACCATCGACCATTTCGAATTCACTGTGGAAACCAATCTGGTTCCCACCGATGTCGCCGCAACCCAATTGCTCAAGGATGACGCCGAGCGTATACAGCAAGATTGCGAACATCTTGCGTCGGACCGGGCTGACTTAGAGCGGCAGCGCGAGAAACTCGAATGCGAATTCGAGGAGTTGAGGCAACAGCGCCATCGACTCACGGAACGCACTGCGACGCTGGAATCAGATGCGGAGCAATTGCTGGCGGATCGCCAACAGTTTGACGAACTGCAGCAACAGGCCGATACGGACCGCGAACAGCTCGATAAAGCACGCGAACAATGGGACGAGGATCGCTGCCAACTCGAAACCGATCAAGCCCAATCACTTGCCGACTTGGATGAAATCAAACAATCGCGGCAAGAACTCGACAAGCAAGAAAATCTCTTCGCAACTAAACGGCAGGAGTTTTTGAATCAATGCACTTCACTTGAAGCACAACAAAAACAACTTCAAGTGCAGTGGGAGCAGCTTCGGTCGGAACGAGAGTCCTTAGAGTTGAGGATTGCAGGACACGAAAAACAACTGGGTGAGCATGAGGCCACGGACGCGGAATTCCGCCAAACGCACGAGGCACTCCAGCAAGAAGTTGCCGAACTGCGTGAATCGCAATCGCGGATGTCGCAAGCCAAAGTCGATGCGGAGCAGGCGTTGTTGTTGCTGCGGCAAGAACGCGATCAATGGCAAGAACAAACAGACTCCAGCAATGCAGCGCAACAGCAAGCGGCCAAGCTGCAAGACGCACACACTACACTCCTTCAGGAAGCCGAGCAGTTGCGTGCTGCACATCAGCAGTCGACTCAGGCCAAGACCAAGTTGGAAAAAACGTTGGCGTCGGTGCTGCGGGAACGCGATCAATTGCAGGGCAAGACCGTCTCCATGGAAGAGGCGTTGAAGCAAGCGGTCGACGGCGAACAATGCCTCGCCCAGTCGATCGCACAGCAACAAACCGATTTGGATCAACACCAGACCGATTTGGATCAACACCAGAAGGAACTGGAACAAATGAAAACGGAATTCGCACAACAATCCGAAGAACAGCAACGCTGGCAAGACGAAGCGACACAGGCAGCCGAGACGATTGCTGAACTGGAATTGCAATTGGCGACTTTGACAACTGCCAACCAAGAGGAATTAGTGGCCGCGGAAAAAACGTTGGACGAACGGGAAGCGAAACTCGCAGCGCAGTGGTCCGATGTAGACGCACAGCGGGAAACACTTCAGACCGAAGCCAAAGCGGTGGCAGCCCAGTCCCGGGAACTAGACGCCTTAAAAGTTGAGTTGGACGCCGAAATCGAGGCGGTTTCGCAGGAACAACAACAGCTGGCCACCGAGCGGGAAGAGCTTTCCACAGGCCGCCGCGAATGGGAACGCGAATCCGCTACGGCCCTCAGCGAACAAGGAGGCGCAGCGGCCAACGAGCAACAACAACTTGCAACTGTCGATAATGCCGTCGCAGAATCGGAGCAACGCACGAAACAACTTGACGAAATCGCAGCACAGCGCAAGGCGCTCGAGAGTCAGCAGAACGAACTGCGTGAAGAACGCGCCGCATTCGAAGAATTGCAGCAAAACTTTCGCGCCGAAACATCGCGCGCCGAACCGTTACCCCGGCCCGATTGGGCACCCGTACGAAAACCAGAACCATCCCGCGGGGGGCGGATACTGTCCGTCATCCGATCCGTCGTACTCATCACGGCCGCATTGGTTGCGGGTTATGCAGTGGTTTGGTTTGTGCAATCGCAGTTGAACTAG